In Fodinibius saliphilus, a genomic segment contains:
- a CDS encoding carboxypeptidase regulatory-like domain-containing protein: MSYIFEGKLYGRLCDGCNEKIPNVKIRLYRLRESQDETLLATDEPKNNFRILTKKELEAKQDYLLAETETNINGGFDFNLDKIKGYNGESFEIDVYVESVPGQEKRPQNLDPVQFTADVYKPHPRGEEDKRKAGWEYYVPYRYWCRIREKLGGYVICGQILDCKTEIPIPNVEVFAHDRDWLQDDDLGSGYTDANGYFRIYYSASDFKKGTVLDVELVGGPDLYFSIKTPMGTPLLAEDPSRGRQPDRENAGACFCVNLCVSHDKIPPPPEPKPAFTNIGGYDYENDIDSIPPGTGLTNGQGRAFFRTLRLNGTLSKKYNGKQLEYRFETREVDSNGNPTGSWKQVKKSQLGKQKMGVLQKSNPAFPASSPNPIKNVDYVIKPNQPDEIPVSIITDSSGKDWIQVPQEDDHPLDSSGGGYFTPNHNLVALNTRTLAPFNDVDLSGLVTGDSSTSTGKPLVENKHFAIRMIVREKGNSATEMVTGICEHIAVNNTLYDGIDSHPSWYSNVRNDQLAVTMVNIDQLQGNGCSGIADQLDILFTAAHPNLGAVNINMTGPGGPYGFNIPAAPTSGDHYGTATPNFSVADLNPCAYIVSMSVQVLLTDGDHTPHNRYDKIAFCKK; this comes from the coding sequence ATGAGTTATATTTTTGAAGGTAAACTATATGGACGTCTTTGTGACGGTTGTAATGAAAAAATACCAAATGTTAAAATACGATTATATAGGTTAAGAGAATCCCAAGATGAAACGCTTTTAGCAACTGATGAACCCAAGAATAATTTCCGGATATTAACAAAGAAAGAGTTAGAGGCAAAGCAAGATTATCTTCTTGCCGAAACCGAGACTAATATCAATGGCGGATTCGATTTTAATCTGGATAAAATAAAAGGATATAATGGGGAGTCATTTGAAATTGATGTGTACGTAGAATCAGTTCCCGGCCAAGAAAAACGCCCACAAAATCTTGATCCTGTTCAATTTACAGCTGATGTGTATAAACCGCATCCCAGGGGTGAAGAAGATAAAAGGAAAGCTGGTTGGGAGTATTATGTTCCTTACCGTTATTGGTGCCGTATACGGGAAAAATTGGGGGGCTATGTTATATGTGGCCAAATATTGGATTGCAAAACCGAAATCCCTATACCGAATGTTGAAGTTTTTGCTCATGACCGTGATTGGTTACAAGATGATGATCTTGGGTCGGGATATACGGACGCTAATGGATATTTTAGAATTTACTACTCCGCCAGCGACTTCAAAAAAGGTACTGTTTTAGATGTTGAACTGGTAGGCGGACCTGACTTATACTTTTCCATAAAAACCCCAATGGGCACTCCCCTTTTAGCTGAGGATCCTTCAAGAGGTAGACAACCTGACCGGGAAAATGCAGGTGCCTGTTTTTGCGTAAATCTGTGTGTGTCGCATGATAAAATACCGCCACCACCAGAACCTAAGCCAGCTTTTACGAACATCGGTGGCTATGACTATGAAAATGACATTGACAGCATACCTCCAGGTACCGGGCTAACTAATGGACAAGGTAGGGCCTTTTTTCGTACCCTCCGATTAAACGGCACATTGTCAAAAAAGTACAATGGCAAACAGTTAGAGTACCGTTTTGAAACACGAGAGGTTGATTCAAATGGAAATCCAACAGGAAGTTGGAAACAAGTCAAGAAAAGCCAACTTGGTAAGCAAAAAATGGGAGTACTACAAAAATCGAATCCTGCCTTTCCGGCATCAAGTCCAAATCCCATTAAAAATGTGGATTACGTCATAAAGCCGAATCAACCTGATGAAATACCGGTATCCATTATTACTGATAGCAGTGGTAAAGATTGGATACAGGTGCCACAGGAAGATGATCATCCACTCGATTCTTCAGGGGGAGGCTACTTTACACCAAATCATAATCTAGTAGCTCTAAATACCCGAACTCTGGCTCCATTCAACGATGTAGACCTATCGGGGCTGGTTACGGGCGATAGTTCGACTTCAACAGGAAAACCCCTTGTAGAAAACAAACACTTTGCTATCCGGATGATTGTTCGAGAGAAGGGAAATTCTGCTACTGAAATGGTTACAGGTATCTGTGAGCATATTGCTGTCAATAACACTCTATATGATGGTATTGATAGTCATCCATCGTGGTATTCTAATGTTAGAAATGACCAGCTGGCTGTAACAATGGTTAACATTGATCAACTACAAGGCAATGGGTGTTCTGGTATTGCTGATCAGTTGGACATATTGTTCACGGCAGCTCATCCCAATTTGGGAGCGGTTAATATTAATATGACAGGTCCGGGCGGTCCGTATGGTTTTAATATTCCTGCAGCTCCAACATCAGGTGATCATTACGGAACAGCAACACCTAACTTTAGCGTTGCTGACTTAAATCCTTGTGCATATATTGTGAGTATGAGTGTACAAGTGTTACTTACTGACGGGGACCATACACCTCATAATCGGTATGATAAGATTGCTTTCTGTAAAAAGTAA
- a CDS encoding putative porin: MRILRFTYCTLFIFAAFYSAATAQVDTLATEVVGIDSVIADSSLLQTVSIDEFSDSSSSKSGSAFTVQPWEFRAPLGAEVSATDSTLRWQIWPDWTYKLNRDPGVISYRMGTSMRSNAVQYNAHEPRHQQLYWEGVLLNDPVSGALHWSLIPQHKIGTVYQQDLGTQNRQTYFLRQNYLSKPLSRLIYSESKFSKRDLEFEVSHNLSRRMNIELSYWDRRAGGEYPNSEITGRQIFGKVSYHLSRNQYLKLNYINNNYDIGRPFGYGIPDLRLYNFDRFRATANQNSGNSQRTSSLLALNYYKRKSDSLVTKDNFRAGINYRGNERSLTQNSDTTSYKVSSVGATAKKWWSVGDITIETSAEGKQFFNKTAADGSLPTSNWALLNGEGRISLDFTPIIDFTGGAAVKLRSDGFQSYRLNVSSDLHLGGFTLTSGASSGTLMPTQQQLYWNSTRYKGNSELSNENIQEVRGTLSYHFNPETEIGLRGQYKDITDGIMATDSSFTNVNGYSSQSATFFFNWDLTHFEFKGSATVHRFADSYLKPDNQIPMNPSERIWLKGSAYWKGYLFDRATYVKAGVSGMLAPFQYQADHYNPELDTWQPVSQDQLLPVYNRMDVDITARVRSIIFLLRWQNVLDDVSQLGYFETAQYPMSQRRFIFGVRALFRN, translated from the coding sequence TTGAGAATACTGCGCTTTACATATTGCACACTCTTTATTTTTGCAGCATTTTATAGCGCTGCAACAGCCCAGGTAGATACATTGGCTACTGAGGTAGTAGGCATCGATTCTGTGATTGCTGATAGTTCTCTCTTGCAAACGGTGTCTATTGATGAGTTTTCGGATTCTTCGTCATCGAAAAGTGGCTCAGCTTTTACCGTACAGCCCTGGGAATTTCGTGCTCCCCTTGGTGCAGAAGTAAGTGCTACTGACAGTACCCTTCGCTGGCAGATATGGCCTGACTGGACCTATAAATTGAATCGAGATCCGGGAGTGATTAGTTATCGGATGGGAACAAGTATGCGTTCCAATGCCGTACAGTACAATGCGCATGAACCTCGTCACCAGCAGTTATATTGGGAAGGAGTTTTGTTAAATGATCCCGTTTCGGGAGCCCTTCATTGGTCATTGATTCCACAGCATAAAATCGGTACTGTCTACCAGCAGGATTTAGGTACGCAAAACCGGCAGACCTATTTTTTACGGCAAAACTATTTAAGCAAGCCATTATCACGACTCATTTATAGTGAAAGTAAGTTTTCTAAACGGGACCTTGAATTTGAGGTCAGCCATAATTTATCTCGTCGCATGAATATCGAACTCAGTTATTGGGATCGAAGGGCAGGTGGAGAATATCCAAACTCAGAAATCACTGGGCGCCAAATTTTTGGAAAGGTGAGCTATCATTTATCTAGGAATCAGTATTTGAAGCTCAATTATATCAATAATAATTATGATATCGGACGTCCATTTGGATATGGTATTCCCGATCTGCGTCTATATAACTTTGACCGATTTAGAGCTACAGCCAATCAAAATTCCGGTAACTCTCAAAGAACCTCGAGCTTACTCGCACTGAATTATTATAAACGGAAGTCCGATTCCCTGGTGACAAAGGATAACTTTCGTGCCGGTATTAATTACCGTGGCAATGAGCGATCTCTTACCCAGAACAGTGATACCACAAGTTATAAAGTTAGTTCTGTTGGGGCCACAGCAAAAAAGTGGTGGTCTGTCGGGGATATCACTATCGAAACGTCGGCTGAAGGCAAGCAATTTTTTAACAAAACAGCTGCTGATGGAAGTTTGCCCACCTCAAACTGGGCACTGCTAAATGGGGAAGGACGTATTTCATTAGATTTTACTCCAATAATAGACTTTACCGGGGGGGCGGCTGTCAAATTGCGGAGTGATGGGTTTCAGTCTTACCGACTCAATGTAAGCTCTGATTTACACTTAGGAGGCTTTACGTTGACTTCTGGAGCCTCATCTGGTACCCTGATGCCTACTCAGCAACAGCTGTATTGGAATTCTACACGTTATAAAGGCAATTCAGAACTCAGCAATGAAAATATTCAGGAAGTACGGGGTACCTTAAGCTATCATTTTAATCCTGAAACCGAGATAGGATTGCGAGGGCAATATAAGGATATTACCGATGGTATCATGGCTACAGATTCCAGTTTTACCAATGTGAATGGATATTCTTCGCAGTCTGCTACCTTCTTTTTTAATTGGGATTTAACTCATTTTGAATTCAAGGGATCGGCTACTGTACATCGTTTTGCAGATAGTTATTTGAAGCCGGATAACCAGATTCCAATGAACCCGTCTGAACGTATATGGCTTAAGGGAAGCGCCTATTGGAAGGGTTATCTTTTTGATCGTGCGACCTATGTTAAAGCAGGAGTCTCCGGGATGCTTGCTCCATTTCAATACCAGGCCGACCATTACAATCCAGAACTAGATACCTGGCAACCAGTAAGCCAGGATCAGCTTTTGCCTGTTTATAACCGCATGGATGTGGATATTACAGCCCGTGTTCGCTCTATTATTTTTCTTTTGCGTTGGCAAAATGTGCTTGATGATGTTAGTCAACTCGGCTACTTTGAGACAGCTCAATACCCCATGTCGCAACGTCGCTTCATTTTTGGTGTACGTGCATTATTTAGAAATTAA
- a CDS encoding DUF4382 domain-containing protein, which yields MITKKILSFPIALLIIISMVFVSCNTSSDGDTGTMTVEMTDAPIDSADAVNVFIERVEVESQDGSGWITLNEPQQEYNLLDLVNGATSVIGTSELEAGTYNQIRLILSGTGHSVVVDGKPYSMKAPGGQQTGVKLNINAEIEPDIEYVLLLDFEASRSVTKAGESGKYVLKPVIDAKEKAITGNIAGTVDPIEAEPVVYAIANSDTLASTIADTADGEFKLIGLEEGAYDVSVNPRNDSYSETIEEGVNVTVESTNDIGTVTVPSSN from the coding sequence ATGATAACTAAAAAGATACTTTCATTCCCCATTGCTCTTCTGATTATAATTTCAATGGTTTTTGTTAGCTGTAACACCAGCTCTGATGGTGATACTGGTACGATGACTGTAGAGATGACTGATGCCCCTATCGATTCAGCCGATGCAGTAAATGTATTCATAGAAAGAGTAGAGGTGGAATCCCAAGACGGCTCGGGGTGGATTACCCTTAATGAGCCTCAACAAGAATACAATCTGTTGGACCTTGTAAACGGTGCTACTTCGGTAATAGGAACAAGTGAACTGGAGGCGGGGACCTACAATCAAATTCGTTTGATTTTAAGTGGTACCGGACATAGTGTTGTAGTAGACGGAAAACCATACTCAATGAAAGCTCCGGGTGGTCAACAGACAGGGGTAAAACTTAATATCAATGCAGAAATTGAACCAGATATTGAGTACGTGCTATTGCTGGACTTCGAAGCAAGCAGATCAGTTACTAAAGCAGGTGAAAGTGGAAAATATGTACTCAAACCTGTAATTGATGCCAAAGAAAAAGCTATTACAGGTAATATAGCAGGTACCGTTGACCCTATTGAAGCTGAACCAGTCGTTTATGCTATCGCAAATTCAGATACATTGGCATCTACCATTGCCGATACTGCGGATGGCGAGTTCAAGCTAATTGGATTAGAAGAGGGTGCATATGATGTTTCTGTTAATCCTAGAAACGATAGTTACAGCGAAACTATTGAAGAGGGAGTAAACGTCACTGTTGAATCAACCAATGATATCGGTACTGTAACAGTACCCTCATCCAACTAA
- a CDS encoding CDP-alcohol phosphatidyltransferase family protein produces MRQLPNILSTIRIILAPIFLMLYVQEEAVWRALSVGIFAVAVVTDFFDGYIARLYGAQTDYGVFLDPLADKFLTFAGFICLPFIDANQFPWWAIGVIVFRDILITGMRILADYRNISMETRFTAKVKTMGQMFFLYMVLLVGVFVETDVWLSTYCIELMQSGILSWMMIAIVMLTVYSGFEYIYINKNLFSYPNNAETETDPR; encoded by the coding sequence GTGCGTCAATTACCCAACATATTAAGTACGATCCGGATTATTCTGGCTCCCATTTTTCTCATGCTATACGTGCAAGAAGAAGCCGTATGGCGTGCCCTCAGTGTAGGCATTTTCGCTGTTGCCGTTGTTACCGACTTTTTTGATGGCTACATTGCCCGACTCTATGGCGCACAAACCGATTATGGTGTTTTCCTTGATCCCCTGGCAGACAAGTTCTTAACCTTTGCAGGTTTTATCTGTTTACCCTTTATTGATGCGAACCAATTTCCATGGTGGGCCATTGGTGTTATTGTTTTTCGCGATATCCTTATAACAGGTATGCGCATTCTGGCCGACTATCGAAATATCAGCATGGAAACACGGTTTACAGCCAAAGTAAAAACGATGGGGCAAATGTTTTTCCTTTACATGGTACTTCTCGTCGGGGTTTTTGTAGAAACCGACGTTTGGTTGAGCACCTACTGTATAGAACTAATGCAATCGGGGATATTATCCTGGATGATGATTGCTATCGTTATGCTAACCGTCTATTCCGGCTTCGAGTATATTTACATTAACAAAAACCTTTTTTCGTATCCAAATAATGCAGAAACTGAAACCGATCCTCGGTAG
- the pyrE gene encoding orotate phosphoribosyltransferase — protein sequence MIIDQQFAEEIALDLLDINAVILRPNDPFTWSSGWNSPIYCDNRLTMRYPKIRKKIAQKLVAFIKKEYPDIDVITGTATAGIPHAAWVSENMDKPMSYVRAKAKAYGLGNQIEGGIQKGESTVVIEDLISTGGSAMSVVEALRFVGVNIEAVLSIFTYGFDKAIQRFDEADISVYSLTDYPTLIQVASKNNYVDASDLKTLGEWRLNPETWPN from the coding sequence ATGATAATTGATCAACAGTTCGCAGAAGAAATAGCATTAGATTTATTAGATATAAATGCAGTCATTTTACGACCTAATGACCCTTTTACCTGGTCTTCAGGCTGGAACTCACCAATATATTGTGATAACCGACTGACCATGCGGTATCCCAAAATACGTAAGAAAATCGCTCAAAAACTTGTTGCTTTTATTAAAAAGGAATACCCCGATATTGATGTAATAACCGGAACTGCAACTGCAGGTATTCCGCACGCGGCTTGGGTTAGCGAAAATATGGATAAACCTATGTCTTATGTTCGAGCCAAAGCAAAAGCATATGGGCTCGGAAATCAGATTGAAGGTGGCATACAGAAAGGGGAATCCACAGTCGTGATTGAAGATCTAATCTCTACAGGCGGCTCTGCCATGTCTGTAGTCGAAGCCTTACGCTTCGTAGGAGTTAATATTGAGGCTGTACTTAGTATCTTTACCTATGGCTTTGACAAAGCAATCCAACGCTTTGATGAAGCTGATATATCAGTATATAGTTTAACCGACTACCCTACCCTTATCCAAGTAGCGAGTAAAAATAACTATGTAGATGCAAGTGATTTAAAAACTCTGGGAGAGTGGCGGTTAAATCCTGAAACATGGCCTAACTAA
- a CDS encoding phosphatidylglycerophosphatase A family protein — protein sequence MQKLKPILGSFFYAGFLPNAPGTWGSLFALVPIYFIGVYTPWYGIVLFTIFTSYLTVWVSEECERVWGGDPSPLVMDELAGQGMGFIAISFTGVINYDLLLLFLGFIFFRFFDIQKPLGVDKLQKLPGGWGILVDDLLAGFYAFLCLKGVVWALQII from the coding sequence ATGCAGAAACTGAAACCGATCCTCGGTAGCTTTTTTTACGCAGGCTTTTTACCTAATGCACCCGGAACGTGGGGCAGTCTATTTGCCTTAGTTCCAATATATTTTATCGGTGTTTATACCCCTTGGTATGGTATTGTACTATTTACAATATTCACTTCCTATTTAACAGTTTGGGTTTCCGAAGAGTGTGAACGGGTTTGGGGTGGCGACCCTTCTCCCTTAGTTATGGATGAGCTTGCCGGCCAAGGAATGGGGTTTATTGCTATATCTTTTACAGGAGTTATTAATTATGATCTACTTCTGTTATTTTTGGGTTTTATATTTTTCCGATTTTTCGACATTCAAAAACCACTTGGGGTTGATAAACTTCAGAAACTGCCTGGTGGTTGGGGTATCTTAGTAGATGATCTGCTGGCCGGTTTTTACGCCTTTTTATGCTTAAAGGGCGTTGTGTGGGCCTTGCAAATTATATAA
- a CDS encoding competence/damage-inducible protein A encodes MQCHIISIGNELLIGDTINTNASWLGDVLTKIGIDVTHVHTIGDDYAIMKATLNTALDEADLIITTGGLGPTHDDITKKVVTELFECELKVDKEILEFIKKVFRERNIPFSKSNYHQAEVPDCCEALFNSQGTAPGMWFDRQGTKLAVLPGVPYEMKHLMNEKVLPKIQSSYRESVFRYSHYITTAGVGESTLSDRIIGDLTATLPKEVSVAYLPSPQGTRIRVSAYGSSREEVDEKIKPVIEHIKRKAGYLIIGEGKDLTLAEAVGQTLAEHKLLLATAESCTGGYVANAITNIPGSSRYFKGGISAYSNEVKMNQLGVNGESIEQYGAVSKAVALEMAEGAAKQLGTDMAISTTGVAGPGGGTEEKPVGTVWIGFYSNKQHFALDARFTNDRLINKERSAAVALEMVRRCILDIDEMPYGLKKNQA; translated from the coding sequence ATGCAGTGCCATATTATAAGTATTGGTAATGAACTTCTTATAGGAGATACGATCAATACCAATGCCAGCTGGCTGGGTGATGTACTTACTAAAATTGGTATTGATGTGACACATGTTCACACTATTGGTGATGATTATGCAATCATGAAAGCAACGTTAAATACGGCACTCGATGAAGCTGACCTTATAATAACAACAGGAGGTCTTGGCCCTACACATGATGATATCACTAAGAAAGTGGTTACAGAACTTTTTGAGTGTGAATTGAAAGTGGACAAGGAAATTCTAGAATTTATAAAAAAAGTATTTAGAGAGCGGAATATTCCCTTTAGTAAATCAAATTATCATCAGGCAGAAGTGCCAGATTGTTGCGAAGCCCTGTTCAATAGCCAGGGTACTGCTCCGGGCATGTGGTTTGACAGACAGGGGACCAAACTTGCTGTATTACCAGGCGTACCTTACGAGATGAAGCACCTGATGAATGAAAAGGTATTGCCAAAAATTCAAAGCAGTTATAGGGAATCAGTCTTTCGGTATTCGCATTATATAACCACTGCAGGAGTAGGAGAAAGTACACTGAGTGATAGAATTATTGGCGATCTTACGGCTACACTTCCCAAGGAGGTGAGTGTGGCTTATCTTCCGAGTCCGCAGGGGACTCGCATACGTGTGAGCGCATATGGTAGTTCCAGAGAAGAGGTGGATGAAAAGATCAAACCGGTCATTGAGCATATTAAAAGAAAAGCCGGATATCTAATTATTGGAGAGGGTAAAGATCTGACACTGGCTGAAGCTGTTGGACAAACACTTGCAGAACATAAGTTGTTGCTGGCAACGGCTGAAAGTTGTACCGGAGGATATGTTGCGAATGCAATTACTAATATTCCAGGCAGCAGCCGTTATTTCAAAGGGGGTATTAGTGCCTATTCTAATGAAGTGAAGATGAATCAATTGGGCGTCAATGGTGAAAGTATCGAGCAGTATGGCGCTGTAAGTAAAGCAGTAGCTCTTGAAATGGCAGAAGGAGCTGCCAAACAACTGGGTACAGATATGGCCATCTCTACTACCGGTGTTGCCGGACCTGGGGGAGGGACAGAAGAAAAACCGGTGGGTACTGTTTGGATAGGTTTTTACAGTAACAAACAGCATTTTGCCCTTGATGCTCGTTTTACTAATGATCGCTTGATCAATAAAGAAAGATCTGCAGCCGTTGCATTAGAAATGGTTCGACGCTGTATTCTGGATATCGATGAAATGCCATACGGACTCAAAAAGAATCAGGCTTGA
- the miaB gene encoding tRNA (N6-isopentenyl adenosine(37)-C2)-methylthiotransferase MiaB yields the protein MDQRNFYIETYGCQMNVSDTEIVNSILMEDGMEPVNEPEDAEVIFVNTCSIRDNAEERVWNRLKEFKALKREKDGDLTVGVLGCMAERIRDKIMEKEELVDLVVGPDAYRDLPKLLADVDDGRKAVNVLLSLEETYADIKPVRRNDNGVSAFVTIMRGCDNMCAFCVVPFTRGRERSRDAESIIEELEQLSEQGYREVTLLGQNVNSYDDGEHSFADLMYKASQVDPEMRIRFSSPHPKDFPEELLQIISEQPNLCNYIHIPAQSGNNAVLERMRRPYTRKQYLDLVDKMREIIPGVTLSTDIISGFCDETEEEHKDTLSLMAKVKYDLAYMFSYSERGRTLAERKYEDNVPEDVKKRRLSEIIEQQMDIQGELNEKEIGRRHLVLVEGTSKRSDEQLCGRTDTNKMVVFDRPGHIEKGDYVEVMIKDCTSATLMGDFVKKSSIEEFDQEKVAV from the coding sequence TTGGATCAACGCAACTTTTATATTGAGACATACGGCTGCCAAATGAACGTCTCAGATACCGAAATAGTTAATTCCATTCTTATGGAAGACGGTATGGAACCAGTAAATGAGCCCGAAGATGCAGAAGTTATTTTCGTAAATACCTGCTCTATTCGTGATAACGCTGAAGAACGGGTTTGGAATAGGTTAAAAGAGTTCAAAGCACTAAAAAGGGAAAAAGACGGTGACCTAACCGTTGGGGTTCTTGGCTGTATGGCCGAACGAATCCGTGATAAAATCATGGAAAAAGAAGAGTTGGTTGACTTAGTTGTGGGGCCTGATGCATATCGAGACCTTCCTAAACTTCTTGCTGATGTGGACGATGGCCGCAAGGCTGTGAACGTGCTTCTTTCACTTGAAGAAACCTATGCTGATATTAAACCGGTCCGTCGTAATGATAATGGTGTAAGTGCATTTGTCACCATTATGCGAGGGTGTGACAACATGTGTGCTTTTTGTGTAGTCCCCTTTACCCGTGGCCGTGAACGAAGCCGGGATGCTGAAAGTATTATCGAGGAACTTGAACAGCTTAGTGAACAGGGATACCGTGAAGTCACATTATTGGGGCAAAATGTAAACTCTTATGATGATGGAGAACATTCATTTGCCGACCTGATGTATAAGGCAAGTCAAGTTGATCCTGAAATGCGGATTCGCTTCTCTTCTCCTCACCCCAAAGACTTTCCAGAGGAACTTTTACAAATAATTAGCGAGCAACCAAACCTTTGCAACTACATTCATATTCCGGCCCAATCAGGTAACAATGCGGTATTAGAAAGGATGCGTCGCCCATATACACGCAAACAATATCTCGATCTTGTAGATAAAATGCGCGAAATTATACCAGGGGTAACGCTTTCTACAGATATTATTTCTGGTTTTTGTGATGAAACTGAAGAGGAGCATAAAGATACTCTGTCCTTAATGGCTAAGGTTAAATATGATCTGGCCTATATGTTCTCCTATTCTGAACGTGGTCGCACGCTGGCAGAACGCAAATATGAGGATAACGTGCCAGAAGATGTTAAAAAGCGACGACTCTCAGAAATTATTGAACAACAGATGGATATACAGGGAGAACTGAATGAAAAAGAAATTGGGCGCCGTCATTTAGTCTTGGTCGAAGGCACCAGTAAGCGCTCTGATGAACAACTGTGTGGACGAACAGATACGAATAAAATGGTCGTTTTTGATCGACCTGGCCATATTGAAAAAGGTGATTATGTAGAAGTAATGATTAAAGATTGTACTTCTGCTACCCTGATGGGAGATTTTGTCAAGAAAAGTAGCATAGAAGAATTTGACCAAGAAAAAGTGGCCGTATAA